One genomic segment of Erpetoichthys calabaricus chromosome 7, fErpCal1.3, whole genome shotgun sequence includes these proteins:
- the phax gene encoding phosphorylated adapter RNA export protein produces the protein MEDLEDGELSDSHSDSEMKLATEDQAQKPHPPAFDTQFFQKRSEPQPPVASVTHYRSAAGMDSSDNSDTDSDEEKVLWKRKRQKCSNTPAQPVAFSFPPATQKSPGHKVNNIWGAVVQEQNQEAVAAELDFLGMEGEISMSCRQSETYNYVLARKLMEKERREQAGEEMAKLDEELEEYMQDGKTDGKTEQENGTGHLKRKRPVKDRLGKLQEMDYKGRCEITEDDDEEKVIDEITYRLREPKKELIERVVKTIGKKKAIELLMETTEIEQNGGIYTLDGSRRRTPGGVYLNLLKNTPSISHKQIKEIFIDETQKEYANKKAAKKRRRQVLGKKMKQAIKTLNLQEHDDASRETFASDTNEALASLEDSHEGHTETAIDTEDAVDMYNSNDLEIF, from the exons ATGGAAGACTTGGAAGATGGGGAGCTCTCTGACTCTCACTCAGATTCAGAGATGAAACTCGCAACTGAAGATCAGGCGCAG AAACCACACCCTCCTGCCTTTGATACCCAGTTTTTCCAAAAGAGAAGTGAACCTCAGCCACCTGTGGCCTCTGTCACCCATTATCGTAGTGCAGCTGGGATGGACTCTAGTGACAATAGTGATACGGACTCGGATGAAGAAAAAGTTCTGTGgaaaagaaagagacagaaatgTTCAAACACCCCAGCCCAGCCAGTGGCTTTTTCCTTTCCACCTGCTACCCAAAAGTCCCCAGGACAcaaagtgaacaacatctggggTGCAGTGGTTCAAGAGCAGAATCAGGAAGCTGTTGCTGCTGAGCTGGATTTTCTTGGAATGGAAGGAGAAATTAGCATGAGCTGTCGGCAGTCTGAGACTTACAATTATGTTCTTGCAAGAAAGCTGATGGAAAAGGAAAGACGGGAACAAGCAGGCGAGGAGATGGCTAAGCTGGATGAAGAACTGGAGGAGTATATGCAGGATGGAAAAACAGATGGTAAAACTGAACAAGAAAATGGTACCGGGCATCTTAAGAGAAAACGGCCTGTAAAGGACAGGTTGGGTAAATTACAAGAAATGGACTACAAAGGTCGTTGTGAGATCACAGAAGATGACGATGAAGAAAAGGTCATAGATGAAATTACTTACCG GTTAAGGGAACCTAAAAAGGAGCTCATTGAGAGAGTAGTAAAAACCattggaaaaaagaaagcaattgaATTATTAATGGAAACTACAGAAATAGAGCAGAATGGTGGAATTTACACATTG GATGGTAGCAGGAGGAGGACACCTGGGGGTGTGTATCTAAACTTgttgaaaaacactccaagcatATCCCATAAACAGATTAAA GAAATATTCATTGATGAAACTCAGAAAGAATATGCAAACAAAAAAGCTGCCAAGAAGCGGCGACGCCAGGTACTAGGGAAGAAAATGAAACAGGCTATTAAGACCCTCAACCTGCAGGAACATGATGATGCTTCAAGAGAGACTTTTGCCAGTGACACTAATGAAGCGCTCGCTTCTTTAGAAGATTCTCATGAAGGTCACACAGAGACTGCAATAGATACAGAAGATGCTGTAGACATGTATAATTCAAATGACTTAGAAATCTTTTAA